Proteins co-encoded in one Zymomonas mobilis subsp. mobilis ATCC 10988 genomic window:
- a CDS encoding rhomboid family intramembrane serine protease, protein MRLPPARATTVLVILTSGVWLTTFLLKIQDLWAVKAGFIPARLHGWASGVPSLPFWITPLSATFAHGGLMHIAFNMVMLAFCGRYVEMIIGSRKFLWLYVIGAYSSAFFQYLFYPNSQDPMIGASGAISTLFGAYAVLFGREPQIFASRWFNQVVQILWLAAAWSILQILIGFSESPGLMLATAAHIGGFITGLILIRPMLHFHYYNKFKKY, encoded by the coding sequence GTGCGTCTGCCTCCTGCCCGTGCCACTACGGTTCTGGTTATTTTGACTTCCGGCGTGTGGCTTACAACCTTTTTACTGAAAATTCAGGATCTTTGGGCGGTAAAAGCGGGATTTATTCCCGCTCGTCTGCATGGTTGGGCATCGGGCGTGCCTTCCTTGCCATTCTGGATAACGCCTTTGTCCGCGACATTCGCTCATGGCGGGCTGATGCATATTGCTTTCAATATGGTGATGCTGGCTTTTTGTGGCCGCTATGTCGAAATGATTATAGGCAGCCGTAAGTTCCTATGGCTCTATGTTATTGGTGCCTATAGTTCGGCTTTTTTCCAATATCTTTTCTATCCAAACAGCCAAGACCCGATGATCGGGGCAAGCGGTGCCATATCCACCTTATTCGGTGCTTATGCCGTTTTATTTGGACGAGAACCCCAGATTTTTGCTTCCCGTTGGTTTAACCAAGTCGTCCAAATTTTATGGTTGGCTGCGGCATGGTCTATTCTACAAATTTTAATTGGCTTCAGCGAAAGCCCGGGGCTAATGCTGGCAACGGCGGCTCATATTGGCGGTTTTATTACAGGCCTTATTCTTATTAGGCCGATGTTGCATTTCCATTATTACAATAAGTTCAAAAAATATTGA
- the greA gene encoding transcription elongation factor GreA, giving the protein MAAQEKIPMLIEGQQMLMDELARLHAERPKIIDAIEEARAHGDLSENAEYHAAKERQGQVEAMIGDIEGKLSRALVIDPKTLSGDKVIFGATVHLLDEDDKPVKYQIVGQTEANAKGGRISYNSPLGRALIGRKVDDEIEVSVPSGDRYYLISKIEFI; this is encoded by the coding sequence ATGGCAGCCCAAGAAAAAATACCGATGCTTATCGAAGGTCAGCAAATGCTGATGGATGAGCTGGCAAGATTACACGCTGAAAGACCTAAGATCATTGACGCGATCGAAGAAGCGCGCGCTCATGGCGATCTGTCTGAAAATGCCGAATATCATGCGGCAAAGGAAAGACAGGGGCAGGTCGAGGCGATGATTGGCGATATCGAAGGCAAATTAAGCCGGGCGCTTGTGATCGATCCGAAAACCTTATCTGGTGATAAGGTAATCTTTGGCGCCACTGTCCATCTGTTGGATGAAGACGATAAGCCGGTCAAATATCAGATTGTCGGTCAAACTGAAGCCAATGCTAAAGGCGGCCGAATTTCTTATAATTCACCCTTGGGGCGGGCGTTGATTGGTCGCAAAGTCGATGACGAAATCGAAGTCTCTGTACCATCAGGTGATCGTTATTATCTGATTTCAAAAATCGAATTTATTTAG
- a CDS encoding MlaC/ttg2D family ABC transporter substrate-binding protein, with protein sequence MKKVAPFFALPIALVSFATPACAAVDNQTPTGLINGLIAEALSVAQNNDKVHAHQKLKALLAQYFQVDEIGESLVRRWKSQITPEQLTAYKAALPNFIINTYANRISDYSSAKLKIIRIIPAGDGAAVLSQVTKSGSDPVNVIWTLEHTSQGYKVSNMTVGGINLLITQRADFDSVVEHKGFDSLIKMLQARAS encoded by the coding sequence ATGAAAAAAGTTGCGCCCTTTTTCGCGCTTCCCATTGCGCTTGTCTCATTTGCAACGCCTGCTTGTGCAGCGGTTGATAACCAGACCCCAACAGGTCTTATCAATGGTCTGATTGCAGAGGCTTTGTCTGTTGCCCAGAATAATGACAAAGTTCATGCTCATCAAAAGCTGAAAGCCCTGCTCGCCCAGTATTTCCAAGTAGATGAAATTGGTGAGAGCCTTGTCCGGCGCTGGAAAAGCCAGATTACACCGGAACAGCTAACGGCCTATAAAGCCGCTTTGCCGAATTTTATTATCAATACTTATGCCAACCGGATTTCTGATTACAGCTCGGCAAAGCTGAAAATCATTCGGATTATTCCGGCGGGGGATGGTGCAGCGGTATTGTCGCAAGTGACAAAATCAGGCTCTGATCCTGTCAATGTCATCTGGACATTGGAACACACCAGTCAGGGCTATAAAGTCAGCAATATGACCGTAGGGGGTATCAATCTGTTGATAACCCAGAGAGCTGATTTTGATTCCGTAGTCGAGCATAAGGGCTTTGATAGCCTGATTAAAATGCTTCAGGCACGTGCTTCGTGA